In one Shewanella loihica PV-4 genomic region, the following are encoded:
- the rsmF gene encoding 16S rRNA (cytosine(1407)-C(5))-methyltransferase RsmF, which yields MVQLNQNFINSIAKDMPDHLSMDEFISYCAKPLRPSIRVNTLKITTADFITMMNAKGWQFEPVPWCEDGFWVKVDDSVQLGNTVEHIQGLFYIQEASSMLPPKALFPEPIEDATSLTLLDMASAPGSKTTQLAAMMNNQGLLVANEYSSSRVKVLHANVQRMGASNLALTHFDARVFGKYLFESFDAILLDAPCGGEGTVRKDPDALKHWDESEIEAIASVQRDLIESAFLALKPGGSLVYSTCTLNRRENQDVCLHLKATYGDAVQFESLAGLFPGAEKASTSEGFLHVWPQIFDSEGFFIAKLTKIAAVPRNSEEPRKQKNFPFTPIDKKSRQALCDYFDTSFGIKLDGQGILMQRDDEFWLFPTNVDPLIGKIRFQRIGLKLADALKKGFKPRHEAVMALADRLRGIPLDEAQAIQYLMGRDIALTSKEKPQGERLVSYQGAHLGLVKHLGNKLKNSLPRDLVRDKICSSSAMAVDQQATGED from the coding sequence ATGGTTCAACTAAATCAAAATTTTATCAATAGCATAGCGAAAGATATGCCGGATCATCTCTCGATGGATGAATTTATCAGCTATTGCGCCAAGCCTTTACGTCCCTCCATCAGGGTCAACACCCTCAAGATAACGACTGCTGACTTTATCACCATGATGAATGCCAAAGGTTGGCAATTTGAACCTGTGCCCTGGTGCGAGGACGGCTTCTGGGTCAAGGTGGATGACTCGGTGCAGCTGGGTAACACGGTAGAGCATATACAGGGGCTGTTTTATATTCAGGAGGCCAGCTCCATGCTGCCGCCTAAGGCACTGTTTCCCGAGCCGATAGAAGATGCGACCTCCCTCACCCTGCTGGATATGGCCTCGGCGCCGGGGTCTAAGACCACTCAGCTTGCCGCCATGATGAACAACCAAGGCTTGTTGGTCGCCAACGAATACTCCTCCAGCCGGGTCAAGGTGCTACACGCCAACGTGCAGCGCATGGGCGCCAGTAATCTCGCCCTCACGCACTTCGATGCCAGAGTGTTTGGCAAGTATCTGTTCGAGAGCTTCGATGCCATACTGCTCGACGCCCCCTGCGGCGGTGAAGGCACGGTGCGCAAAGACCCAGACGCCCTCAAACATTGGGACGAGAGTGAGATAGAGGCTATTGCCAGCGTACAACGCGACCTGATCGAGTCGGCCTTTCTGGCGTTAAAGCCCGGCGGCAGCCTGGTTTATTCCACCTGTACCCTCAATCGCCGCGAAAATCAGGACGTCTGTTTGCACCTCAAGGCCACCTATGGCGATGCGGTGCAGTTTGAATCCCTTGCCGGACTCTTCCCCGGCGCCGAGAAGGCCAGTACCAGTGAAGGCTTCCTCCATGTCTGGCCACAGATCTTCGACAGCGAAGGCTTCTTCATCGCCAAGCTAACCAAGATCGCCGCCGTGCCACGAAACAGCGAGGAGCCACGCAAGCAGAAGAACTTTCCTTTTACCCCAATCGACAAGAAGTCTCGCCAGGCCCTCTGCGACTACTTCGATACCAGCTTCGGCATCAAACTCGATGGTCAGGGGATTTTGATGCAAAGAGACGATGAGTTTTGGCTGTTTCCGACTAATGTCGACCCGCTCATCGGTAAGATCCGTTTTCAGCGGATCGGTCTCAAGCTGGCCGACGCCCTGAAGAAAGGCTTTAAGCCTAGACACGAGGCCGTAATGGCGCTGGCCGACAGGTTACGAGGGATCCCCCTTGATGAGGCTCAGGCGATTCAATACCTGATGGGGCGTGATATCGCCTTAACCAGCAAAGAGAAGCCACAAGGCGAGCGGTTGGTCAGCTACCAAGGCGCCCACTTAGGCCTGGTGAAACATCTGGGCAATAAGCTGA
- a CDS encoding nucleoside recognition domain-containing protein has translation MLNRVWFAFFVTALVAIAISLFQGQWQILSAVVDALFASAKLAAEIALGLIGVLSLWMGLMRVGEKAGVVGLFARLFEPLLSRLMPEVPRGHPAFGSVTMNLTANVLGLDNAATPLGLKAMQDLQSLNPVKSVATNAQILFLVLNTSSVTLVPVTVFLYRAQQGAESPADIFLPILLATTASTLVGVLVVAIYQRISLLNSVLLGYAALMLAAVSALVFYLGTLTVSAIGEFSTALGNGILVLLIFSFILVAGLRKVAVYDEFVGGAKEGFTQAVQLIPYLLAMLLAIALLRASGALDYLLGVIAALVNLVGGDTRFVDALPTALMKPFSGSGARAMMLETMQHYGVDSFAGRLAAVVQGSTETTFYVLAVYFGAVGIRNGRHALVCGLSADFAGICAAIWVCYQFYG, from the coding sequence GTGTTAAATCGCGTTTGGTTTGCCTTTTTTGTCACCGCCTTAGTCGCAATCGCCATCAGTCTGTTTCAGGGGCAGTGGCAGATCCTCTCTGCCGTGGTCGATGCCCTGTTTGCCAGTGCCAAGTTGGCCGCCGAAATTGCTTTGGGGCTGATAGGCGTGCTTTCCCTATGGATGGGCTTGATGCGAGTGGGAGAGAAGGCGGGTGTGGTGGGCCTCTTTGCCCGTCTGTTTGAGCCTTTACTCAGCCGTTTGATGCCAGAGGTGCCCAGGGGACACCCCGCCTTTGGCAGCGTTACCATGAATTTGACCGCCAATGTGCTGGGGTTAGATAACGCTGCTACGCCGCTAGGGCTCAAGGCGATGCAGGATCTGCAGAGCCTGAATCCGGTGAAGAGTGTGGCTACCAATGCGCAGATCCTTTTTTTGGTGCTCAACACCTCTTCGGTCACCTTAGTGCCAGTCACCGTCTTTCTCTACCGCGCCCAGCAAGGCGCCGAGTCGCCGGCGGATATCTTTCTGCCTATCTTGCTGGCGACCACGGCCTCGACTCTGGTGGGTGTATTAGTGGTGGCCATCTATCAGCGTATCTCACTGCTCAATAGTGTTTTGCTGGGATATGCGGCCTTGATGCTGGCGGCGGTATCTGCCCTAGTATTTTATCTGGGCACTTTAACCGTTTCTGCCATAGGTGAGTTTTCGACGGCGCTTGGCAACGGCATCTTAGTGCTGCTGATCTTCAGCTTCATTCTGGTGGCAGGATTGCGTAAGGTGGCCGTTTATGATGAGTTTGTCGGCGGCGCCAAGGAGGGCTTTACGCAGGCGGTGCAGCTGATCCCTTATCTGCTTGCCATGCTACTGGCCATCGCCTTGCTACGCGCCTCGGGCGCGCTCGACTATCTGCTAGGGGTTATCGCCGCCCTGGTGAATCTGGTCGGGGGGGATACCCGGTTTGTCGATGCCTTGCCAACCGCCTTGATGAAGCCCTTCAGCGGTTCGGGCGCCCGCGCCATGATGCTGGAGACGATGCAGCATTATGGGGTCGACTCCTTTGCCGGTCGCTTAGCGGCCGTGGTGCAGGGGAGCACCGAGACCACCTTCTATGTGCTGGCGGTCTACTTCGGCGCCGTGGGAATACGTAATGGTCGTCATGCTCTGGTGTGCGGCTTAAGCGCGGACTTTGCCGGGATCTGCGCCGCGATCTGGGTCTGTTATCAGTTTTATGGTTGA
- a CDS encoding DUF481 domain-containing protein: MLKLGGFYSNSNSSMDVTNPVQGNNFRLDFEEDLALEESQFLPFFEASYHFNSRHSIYFDWKQLHRNAEVQKLTIPFQVTLDDQVYDIQSGGRLETTLNIDIARLGYGYNFYQGNNFNLGLSLGVHTMFIKTAFDGDIGVCAKGETLQQCAQTATPRFVDEEVTAPLPDVGLYGDYEFSPGFKFNAHAQYFYIKLDDIKGSLVDIRAGVEAEITKNWHMSAAFNYYKVDVDFKHSVSDQLNVADYNLYYSFIGPMLSVSYRF, encoded by the coding sequence ATGCTAAAACTCGGCGGTTTCTACTCCAACTCTAACTCCAGCATGGATGTCACCAACCCGGTTCAGGGTAATAATTTCAGGCTTGATTTCGAAGAAGACTTGGCATTGGAAGAATCGCAGTTTCTGCCATTTTTCGAGGCCAGCTACCACTTCAATTCGCGTCACAGCATCTATTTCGACTGGAAACAGCTGCACCGCAACGCCGAAGTACAGAAACTTACCATACCGTTTCAAGTCACCCTAGACGATCAGGTTTACGATATTCAATCCGGCGGTCGTCTGGAGACCACCCTCAATATCGACATCGCCCGCCTCGGCTATGGTTATAACTTCTATCAGGGGAATAACTTCAATCTTGGCCTGTCCCTGGGCGTACACACCATGTTTATCAAGACAGCGTTTGACGGTGACATAGGTGTCTGTGCCAAAGGTGAGACGCTACAACAATGCGCGCAGACCGCCACACCAAGATTTGTCGATGAAGAGGTCACGGCGCCACTGCCGGACGTTGGCCTGTATGGCGACTATGAGTTCAGCCCAGGCTTCAAGTTCAACGCTCACGCACAGTATTTCTACATCAAGCTCGATGATATCAAGGGCAGCCTGGTCGATATCCGCGCCGGTGTCGAAGCTGAGATCACCAAGAACTGGCACATGTCAGCCGCCTTTAACTACTACAAGGTCGACGTTGACTTTAAACACAGTGTCTCAGATCAGCTTAACGTGGCAGACTATAACCTGTATTACAGCTTTATCGGCCCTATGCTGTCGGTAAGCTACCGCTTCTAA
- a CDS encoding diacylglycerol kinase: protein MKPENNHGIKRIFRATGFSMQGLKLAWQSEAAFRQELILVLFMLPVALLVDVHMVERILLIMTLMIVLIVELLNSAIEAVVDRIGHEIHPLSGQAKDIASAAVFIALALCGITWLLILWPLVF from the coding sequence ATGAAACCGGAAAATAACCACGGCATTAAACGTATCTTCAGAGCGACAGGTTTCTCTATGCAAGGCCTTAAGCTTGCTTGGCAATCTGAGGCAGCCTTTCGCCAAGAGTTGATCTTGGTTCTCTTCATGCTGCCTGTCGCACTACTGGTAGATGTGCATATGGTTGAACGCATCCTGCTCATCATGACACTGATGATAGTCTTGATCGTCGAGTTGCTTAACTCGGCCATCGAGGCGGTGGTCGACCGTATCGGTCACGAAATCCATCCCCTAAGCGGACAGGCAAAAGATATCGCCTCAGCGGCTGTCTTTATCGCCCTGGCCCTGTGTGGTATCACCTGGCTACTGATCCTCTGGCCACTGGTTTTCTAA
- a CDS encoding DNA ligase produces MPEQLKSEPLEPAQRLPGIQLAGSLEADRPISEYLVSEKFDGVRGRWTGERMLTRSGQVIRLPAWFTKGFPTEPLDGELWIARQQFEAISALVRDKDADPERWRAVQFMVFDYPTIDSPFAERYALAVKRYANLSPFLQIIPQWRIQDSQALNAALDEWVAQGAEGLMLHHQAAHYHAGRNGDLVKLKRYQDAEAKVIAYFEGKGKYRGMMGALEVETNEGIRFKLGTGFSDEQRRHPPAIGSTVTYKYYGLTHNGVPRFASFMRVREPL; encoded by the coding sequence ATGCCAGAACAGCTAAAATCAGAACCGCTTGAGCCAGCACAACGACTCCCGGGCATACAGTTGGCCGGGAGTCTCGAGGCCGACCGACCTATATCAGAGTATCTGGTGAGCGAAAAGTTCGATGGCGTCAGAGGCCGCTGGACGGGAGAACGTATGCTAACCCGCTCGGGGCAGGTTATTAGGCTCCCAGCTTGGTTTACCAAGGGCTTTCCGACGGAGCCCTTAGATGGCGAACTGTGGATTGCTCGCCAGCAGTTTGAGGCGATCTCAGCCCTGGTGCGTGATAAAGATGCCGACCCTGAGCGTTGGCGCGCCGTTCAATTTATGGTCTTCGATTATCCCACCATTGATAGTCCCTTTGCTGAGCGCTATGCCCTCGCCGTTAAACGCTACGCAAATTTGTCGCCTTTCCTGCAGATCATCCCTCAGTGGCGAATTCAAGACAGTCAGGCGCTGAACGCCGCCTTGGATGAGTGGGTGGCTCAAGGCGCCGAAGGGCTTATGCTGCATCACCAGGCTGCACACTATCACGCAGGGCGTAACGGTGACCTGGTAAAACTCAAACGCTATCAAGATGCAGAGGCCAAGGTTATCGCTTACTTCGAGGGGAAGGGCAAGTATAGAGGAATGATGGGCGCCCTAGAGGTCGAAACAAATGAAGGCATACGTTTTAAGTTAGGCACAGGATTCAGCGATGAGCAGCGCCGGCATCCTCCGGCCATTGGCAGCACGGTTACCTACAAGTATTATGGCCTCACCCACAATGGTGTGCCCAGATTTGCCAGCTTTATGCGGGTACGGGAGCCCTTGTAA
- a CDS encoding low molecular weight protein-tyrosine-phosphatase — protein MSKVNSVLFVCLGNICRSPTAEAVFRGLLSERGLSIGCDSAGTSAYHEGEGPDRRARLAGERRGLDFSGIRARGVTDEDFERFDLILAADKANLRDLRARCPAHHQYKLALMLSFLEEGEQEVPDPYYGGDDGFEQVLDLLQQSCEGLLSQIAK, from the coding sequence ATGTCTAAGGTTAACTCTGTCCTATTTGTCTGTCTCGGCAATATCTGCCGCTCACCGACGGCCGAGGCTGTGTTTAGGGGGCTGCTCAGCGAGCGCGGCTTGTCTATCGGCTGCGATTCGGCGGGCACCTCTGCCTATCACGAGGGGGAGGGCCCAGACAGACGGGCCCGCTTGGCAGGCGAGCGCCGCGGACTCGATTTCAGCGGCATTCGCGCCAGAGGCGTGACAGATGAAGATTTTGAGCGTTTCGATCTTATCCTGGCGGCCGATAAGGCAAATCTTCGCGATCTGCGTGCGCGCTGCCCGGCTCACCATCAGTATAAGTTGGCGCTGATGCTCTCTTTTCTTGAGGAGGGAGAGCAGGAGGTGCCAGACCCTTACTATGGCGGCGATGATGGCTTCGAGCAGGTATTGGACTTACTGCAACAGAGCTGTGAAGGGCTGCTGTCACAGATTGCTAAGTAA
- the ylqF gene encoding ribosome biogenesis GTPase YlqF — protein sequence MAIQWFPGHMHKARKEIAEVMPQVDLVIEVLDARIPYSSENPMVTSLRGNRPCIKLLNKSDLADPEITQRWIDYLEQEQGVKAMAITTLQAAQVRKVPELCRKLVPSRDKIEKDIRTMIMGIPNVGKSTIINTLAGRVIAKTGNEPAVTKTQQRINLKNGIVLSDTPGILWPKVDNEASGYRLAVTGAIKDTAMEYEDVAMFAAEYFLKAYPDAMLERYKLKELPNDDIGLLEAIGRKRGALRPGGRIDLHKASELLLHEFRSGKIGQLSLETPEMAEAEKAEVARILAEKEAEKQAKIEAERLKRSGVRHND from the coding sequence ATGGCAATTCAGTGGTTTCCAGGCCATATGCACAAGGCGCGCAAAGAGATAGCAGAGGTGATGCCTCAGGTCGATCTAGTGATCGAGGTACTCGACGCCCGTATCCCTTACAGCAGCGAAAACCCTATGGTCACCAGTTTGCGCGGTAACAGACCCTGTATCAAACTGCTCAACAAGTCAGATCTGGCCGATCCCGAGATCACCCAACGCTGGATTGACTATCTGGAGCAAGAGCAAGGGGTAAAGGCGATGGCCATCACCACCTTGCAGGCTGCCCAGGTGCGTAAGGTCCCCGAACTCTGCCGTAAGCTGGTGCCTAGTCGCGACAAGATAGAGAAAGATATCCGCACCATGATCATGGGGATCCCTAACGTAGGTAAATCAACCATTATCAATACCTTGGCAGGAAGAGTCATCGCCAAAACGGGTAATGAGCCTGCGGTGACCAAGACCCAGCAGCGTATCAATCTGAAAAATGGCATAGTGCTGTCAGACACCCCGGGCATTCTCTGGCCTAAAGTAGACAACGAGGCCAGCGGCTATCGCCTGGCGGTGACCGGCGCCATCAAAGATACGGCTATGGAATATGAAGATGTGGCCATGTTCGCCGCCGAATACTTCCTCAAGGCCTATCCCGATGCCATGCTTGAGCGTTATAAGCTTAAAGAATTACCCAATGACGATATCGGCCTGCTCGAAGCGATCGGCCGTAAGCGCGGCGCGCTGAGACCGGGTGGCAGAATCGATCTGCACAAAGCTTCTGAACTCCTGTTGCATGAGTTCCGCTCGGGTAAGATAGGCCAGTTGTCACTGGAGACTCCAGAGATGGCCGAGGCAGAGAAAGCGGAAGTGGCTCGCATCCTGGCCGAGAAAGAGGCCGAGAAACAGGCCAAAATAGAGGCCGAGCGCCTGAAACGTTCCGGCGTTCGTCATAACGACTAA
- a CDS encoding isopenicillin N synthase family dioxygenase produces the protein MKLETIDYRAQDSAQRFVESLRETGFGVLSNHPIDKALVDTIYEEWQAFFNSDEKHDYLFKPETHDGFFPADVSETAKGHTVKDIKEYYHVYPWGRIPDSLRENILRYYQEANALAEELLGWVEAHTPAEVAVNYSIALPKMIENSHKTLLRILHYPPMSGDEELGAIRAAAHEDINLLTVLPAANEPGLQVKAKSGEWLDVPSDFGNLIINIGDMLQEASGGYFPSTTHRVVNPEGADKTRSRISLPLFLHPKPEVVLSERYTADSYLMERLRELGVI, from the coding sequence ATGAAATTAGAAACAATAGATTACCGTGCTCAGGACAGCGCCCAGCGCTTCGTTGAGTCCTTGCGTGAAACTGGATTTGGCGTACTCTCAAATCACCCAATCGACAAGGCCTTAGTAGATACCATCTATGAAGAGTGGCAAGCCTTCTTCAATAGCGATGAGAAACATGACTACCTATTTAAGCCAGAAACCCACGACGGTTTCTTCCCGGCCGATGTTTCTGAAACCGCTAAGGGTCATACGGTTAAAGACATTAAAGAGTATTACCATGTTTACCCATGGGGCCGTATCCCCGATTCCCTCAGGGAAAACATTCTGCGCTATTACCAGGAAGCTAATGCATTGGCAGAAGAGCTGTTAGGTTGGGTGGAAGCTCATACACCGGCAGAAGTGGCGGTCAATTACTCTATCGCCCTGCCTAAGATGATCGAGAACAGCCACAAGACGCTGCTGCGTATCCTTCACTATCCACCGATGTCGGGTGACGAAGAGCTAGGCGCCATTCGCGCCGCGGCTCACGAAGATATCAACCTGCTTACCGTGTTGCCGGCCGCTAACGAGCCCGGCCTGCAGGTAAAAGCCAAATCGGGCGAATGGTTAGACGTACCGAGCGATTTCGGTAACCTGATCATCAACATAGGTGACATGCTCCAAGAAGCATCGGGCGGCTACTTCCCATCGACGACCCACAGGGTGGTCAACCCAGAAGGCGCCGACAAAACACGCTCGCGCATCTCCCTGCCCCTCTTCCTACATCCTAAGCCAGAGGTGGTCCTGTCAGAGCGTTACACCGCCGACAGCTATCTGATGGAGCGTCTGAGAGAATTAGGCGTTATCTAA
- a CDS encoding bifunctional methionine sulfoxide reductase B/A protein produces the protein MRELTEFERYVIESKGTERPFSGEYNQHDAPGVYHCKRCDAPLYLSEHKFNAHCGWPAFDDEIPGAIKRLPDADGHRVEIVCAQCGAHLGHVFEGEYLTDKNLRHCVNSVSMVFKGEATQQSDDSHIRWATIGGGCFWCLEAVFSQLRGVIAVKSGYAGGDASSANYRAVCAGDTGHAEVVQIEFDSHIISFEELLEVFWQSHDPTTLNRQGNDVGTQYRSVIFAHDDEQIRAASQMISRLTEANIFDKPIVTELVALDNFYPAEPYHDAYFEHNRQQPYCQMVVKPKVDKIKALFKERLKSGGG, from the coding sequence ATGCGTGAACTAACGGAATTTGAGCGGTATGTGATTGAGAGCAAGGGGACCGAGCGCCCCTTTAGTGGCGAGTATAACCAGCATGATGCGCCTGGTGTCTATCACTGTAAGCGCTGTGATGCGCCTCTCTATCTGTCCGAGCATAAGTTTAACGCCCATTGTGGCTGGCCTGCGTTCGATGATGAGATCCCGGGGGCGATCAAACGCTTGCCTGATGCCGATGGGCATAGGGTGGAGATAGTGTGCGCTCAGTGCGGCGCGCATTTAGGCCATGTGTTTGAGGGAGAATACCTGACAGACAAAAATTTACGCCACTGCGTAAACTCTGTCTCCATGGTATTCAAAGGTGAAGCGACGCAGCAGAGCGATGACAGTCATATTCGCTGGGCGACCATTGGCGGTGGCTGTTTCTGGTGTCTCGAGGCGGTATTTAGTCAGCTCAGAGGCGTGATAGCGGTGAAGTCTGGCTATGCGGGGGGGGATGCTTCCAGCGCTAACTACCGCGCCGTCTGCGCCGGGGATACGGGCCATGCCGAGGTGGTACAGATAGAGTTCGACAGTCATATCATCAGCTTTGAAGAGCTGCTGGAGGTCTTCTGGCAGAGCCATGATCCCACTACGCTTAATCGGCAGGGTAATGATGTCGGTACTCAGTATCGCTCGGTGATCTTTGCCCATGACGATGAGCAGATTAGGGCCGCAAGTCAGATGATATCCAGGCTGACCGAGGCGAACATCTTCGATAAGCCCATAGTTACAGAGCTGGTGGCGCTGGATAACTTCTATCCCGCCGAGCCTTATCACGATGCCTACTTCGAGCATAACCGGCAGCAGCCCTACTGTCAGATGGTGGTCAAGCCCAAGGTGGATAAGATAAAAGCCCTGTTTAAGGAGCGGCTCAAGTCGGGCGGCGGATAA
- a CDS encoding SulP family inorganic anion transporter — MFDLIRHKTSSHRADLLSGLTVALALVPEAVAFAFVAGVEPMVGLYAAFIMGLVTALIGGRPGMISGATGAMAVVMVALVSEHGVQYLFAAVVLAGLIQVTCGLFKLGKFIRIVPYPVMIGFVNGLAIVIFLAQLGQFKVPDANGVLTWLPQDQLILMLGLVALTMAIIHFLPKLTTAFPSSLAAILTVTAIVVYFELDTRNVLDFLKSMSGDEHATIAGNLPSFAIPSVPFNLETLSIILPYSFILAAVGLIESLLTLTVIDEMTSTRGKGNKECVGQGIGNITSGFFGAMGGCAMIGQSMININSGGRGRLSGITAAIALLTFILFGSALIEMIPLAALVGVMFMVVLGTFEWASFKVMRKVPKHDAFVIVLVTVVTVFTDLAFAVFVGVIVSALVFAWEHAKHINVDVSEDANGWKVYKLNGPLFFGSVAEFLELFHAKTDPQDVIVDFQNSRVCDHSALEAIDTLAERYVSAGKRLHLRHLSHDCKKLLHKAGDLVEVNLIEDPHYKVADDKLDS; from the coding sequence ATGTTCGATCTTATTCGTCACAAAACCAGCAGCCACAGAGCAGACCTGTTGTCGGGACTCACGGTTGCCTTGGCATTGGTCCCCGAAGCCGTTGCTTTTGCTTTCGTCGCCGGTGTCGAGCCTATGGTCGGCCTATACGCCGCCTTCATCATGGGACTGGTCACCGCCCTTATCGGCGGTCGTCCCGGCATGATCTCTGGCGCCACGGGTGCCATGGCGGTTGTCATGGTGGCACTGGTAAGCGAACATGGGGTGCAATACCTCTTTGCGGCGGTCGTGCTGGCTGGCCTGATACAGGTGACTTGTGGCCTGTTTAAGCTGGGAAAATTTATCCGTATCGTGCCCTATCCGGTAATGATAGGCTTCGTGAACGGTCTGGCCATAGTGATTTTTCTGGCCCAACTTGGCCAGTTTAAGGTCCCCGACGCTAACGGTGTGTTAACCTGGCTGCCACAGGATCAATTGATCCTCATGCTGGGTCTAGTGGCCCTCACCATGGCGATCATCCACTTCCTGCCTAAGCTCACCACGGCGTTTCCATCGTCGCTGGCGGCGATACTGACTGTGACCGCCATCGTGGTCTACTTCGAACTCGATACCCGCAACGTACTGGATTTCTTGAAGTCCATGTCTGGTGACGAGCATGCAACTATAGCCGGTAACCTGCCGAGCTTCGCCATTCCCTCAGTGCCCTTTAACCTGGAGACGCTGTCGATCATCCTGCCCTACTCCTTTATCTTGGCGGCCGTTGGTCTTATCGAATCACTGCTGACCCTGACGGTGATCGATGAGATGACCAGCACCCGAGGCAAAGGCAACAAGGAATGTGTCGGCCAAGGCATAGGCAACATCACCAGTGGCTTCTTCGGCGCCATGGGTGGCTGTGCCATGATTGGACAGTCGATGATCAACATCAACTCGGGTGGACGCGGCAGACTCTCGGGGATCACGGCGGCCATCGCCCTGCTCACCTTTATCCTGTTCGGCTCGGCGCTGATCGAGATGATCCCGCTAGCCGCGCTTGTGGGTGTGATGTTCATGGTGGTACTGGGCACATTCGAGTGGGCAAGCTTCAAGGTGATGCGTAAGGTGCCTAAGCATGATGCCTTCGTTATAGTGCTGGTGACTGTGGTGACAGTGTTTACCGATCTCGCCTTTGCGGTATTTGTCGGCGTTATTGTCTCAGCGCTGGTCTTTGCCTGGGAGCACGCCAAACATATCAACGTCGATGTGAGCGAAGATGCCAACGGCTGGAAAGTTTATAAGCTCAACGGCCCGCTGTTTTTTGGTTCGGTCGCCGAGTTCTTAGAGCTGTTCCACGCCAAGACAGATCCACAAGATGTGATTGTCGATTTCCAAAACTCTCGCGTGTGCGATCACTCAGCCCTCGAAGCCATAGACACCCTGGCCGAGCGCTATGTGAGTGCGGGTAAACGACTGCATCTACGTCACCTCAGCCATGACTGTAAAAAGCTGTTGCATAAGGCGGGCGACTTGGTAGAGGTCAACCTGATAGAAGATCCCCACTATAAGGTGGCCGACGACAAACTCGATTCTTAA